CAGGGCCAGTTCAGGAAACAGGAACAGGAATTGGAGATATTCGTTTTAAAGATCTTAACGGAGATGGAAAAATTGACAGCAAAGATCAAACCGCTATAGGAAGTGCAATTCCTGATTTTACGTATGCTTTTACTAATAATTTCAGATACAAAAACTTCAATCTTGGAGTTGTTTTAACCGGAAGTCAGGGCAACCAGATTTACAACTTTACTCGTCATTATACAGATGGAATTTATCCAGGATTTGGAGATAGATTCGGAAATGTCAGCACACAGTCCATGCGCGCTTTTGAACCGGGCGTAAACGAAAATACAGATGTGCCGAGAATTACGCTTACCGATCCAAATGGAAACGGAAGAATCTCAAACCGATTTGTGGAAGATGGTTCTTATTTAAGAATTCAGAATGTTTCGTTGAGCTACGATTTACCAAACAAAATATTCGATAATTCTTTTATCTCTAAAGTAAGATTGTATGTAAACGTTCAAAATTTATACACGTTTACAAAATACACGGGCTTTGACCCTGCCCTTGGAAATTTAGATCAGAATATAACATTAAGCGGAATTGATTTAGGACGTTATCCTGTACCAAGAACAACTTCTGTTGGGGTGAATTTAGAATTCTAAGATTGATAAAAAAACACATTTAACTTAATGATTCATACTCATTAACATAAAAATATAGTTATGAAAAAACTTTTTAAACTTTTTATGATGGGAATGCTGATACCATTGCTGTCTTTATTTTCTTGTTCAGATGATTTTTTGGATGCACCATCTGAAAATCAATTAACACCAGCTGATTTACCCGAAGGAGTTACCGCTTTTGACGGAATCGCAGAGAGTTTGTACTTTAAACCGTGGTTTACTTTTAATGATAAATTCCTGATTGCTGTTGGTGATATGTACGCCGGAAACGCTTTTACTTTTGACGGCGCTTATGCTCAGTTTAAAGATGCTCAGGTAACATCACAAAACCCAATTTTGACAGAAGGATATGTTTCGTTGTTTTCGGTTGTCGATCAATCGAATAATTTAATGAGTTTAGTGGAAGAGAGAAAAAGTGAACTTCCGGAAGCATCGTATAAAAATGCCATTGCAATATCTCGTTTTATGAGAGCAAATGCTTATTTCTATTTGGTGAGAACTTTTGGAGCCGTGCCAATTATCAATAAAGCAGGTTCTGCAGCGCAGCCAAAAAGAAACCTTGTTTCAGACGTTTATAAATTCATCAAACAGGATTTAGAATACGCTGTGGCAAATTTACCGGAAAGAGCTGCCAAAAAAGGCTACGTTACTAAATATGTGGCTATGGGTATTTTGGCAAAAGTGCATTTGACTTTAAATGAATATGCAGAATGCGCCGCTTTAACCCAAAAAATTATGGGTAACCAATACATTTTAATTCAGGATTACGGGAACTTATTCAGCAGTCCTGAAAATAACAACAGCTCCGAAAGTATGTTCGCTTTACAATGGAAAGCGATTGCTACAGAATGGGGAACACAAAATACCAATCAGGCATATATAGTTCCGGGAGGTACAGGAATTACTGGCGGAGGTGACGGATGGGGAGTTTACCTTCCTTCTATCTCTTTACAAAATGGATTTGAACCAAAAGATACCAGAAAAAAGAGTACAATCATGACAGATGGTGACTTTTATCCTGAATTATTAAAAAACCAAGGTGGATTTACGTATAAAAAAATATACTCTTCTACAGCAGCTAATTTCAGAAAATACATTGTAGGTTCTGCAGCCGAAAGAAACGATGTGTTTTTTATGAGAACTTCTCAGAACACGATCATTTTAAGATATTCTGATATTTTATTGATGAATTCTGAAGCGATTTTGGCCGGAGCACCTTCCACTGCTTCTGCATCTGCTTTAAGTTCTTTTAATGAAGTAAGAGCAAGAGCCGGATTGCCAGCTAAAACAGTCTTAACAAGAGACGATTTGTTTAATGAAAGAAGAATTGAATTTGCATTGGAAGGACAATATTTCTTCGATTTGAAACGCCGCGGTCTGGCCGAAGCAACAGCAATCATTTCACAGCAAGAAGTTGGTTTTTATTCTGATGACGCACGAACAGAATTGATTTCCAGAAAGATAACTCCGGGAAGCAATTATTTTGAACTGCCGTTACCGCAGTCTGCTATTGATACTAACCCGTCATTATTAGAGCCTCCAGTTCCTTTTAACTTTAACTAACTTATCATGATCAATAAAATAAAATATACAATTCTAATTCTTTTCGCATTGACTGCTTTTACAGCCTGCGATAACGACGATGCAGTTACTGCAAATGTAGATGCTATGGTTGCAGAACCGGGAGATTTACTTAATCAGGCTTTTCCATTAAACAAAGTGAGAGTGGAAGGAAAAGGTTTAGAAGGATTAAAAAAAATTACGCTGGATAATAAAATTGACATCAGTTTCAATCCCAATTACAATTCAGATAAATCGTTTATTTTCACTATTCCTTTTGATGAAAAACTAGGAAGCCGATTTGGAAAACAGCCCATTACATTTATAACCGGAACGGGGTCTGTAACTAAAGAAATTGAAATTTTACAGCCTGTTCCAACCATTACAAAAACAATTCCGGCAGTAGCAACTCCGGGATTTCCGTTAGAAATTGAAGGAACTTGGTTTTATAATATTTCATCGATAACCTTAGGAGGAAAAACAGTAAGTTATACACTAAAATCATCTACTTCTGTTATTATCGGTTTACCTGCCAATGCCGTTTCAGGATCTGAACTGGTAATTACTACACCGGGAGGTGCTGCCAAACAAACAATAAATTTTGCAACCATTGTTTTAGTATCTGATTTTGATGGAAATGGCGTAAGAACCGAATGGACTTCTTATGGCGATATTGAAAGTTTTAATGCGAGTACTACAGGTGGGCCAACAGGAAATTACACCACATTAGTTTGGGGCGGTTCAACTGCAAATGGTTATAACGGAAGCAGTGCCGGCGGTGGAGCAAGTTTCTTAAGTGCTTCTAATACAGATGCAACAAAAGCTTATATTGATATTGATGTAAGTGCAAATGTTGTTGGGGCTAATTTTGCCATTCAGTTAAATACTATCGACGGTGTAAACTATGGTTATAATTTTAAAATCACCGATGTAAACTGGACAACCAAAACCATATCAATAGCTGATTTTAAAGATAATTACGGTTTTGGTTCTAACACTGCTGTCAATTTAAATCCTTCTAAAATTAATGAAATTAAAGTTGGAGTTGCTCAGGGAGATTCGCCTAATCCAAGTGCCATTAAATTTGATAATATCAAGATACGTTACCAATAATTGATTGGTCTTTAACTAAAAAAAGAGGCTGTTTCAATTACAGCCTCTTTTAAAAGTAAACCAAATAAATAACTATAAATAAGGACATTTTCTCTAAAAGAATATCCTATAATAAAAAACAGTATGAAAATTAAATTTTTACTAATGCTGACCAGCGTCGTCTTCTTTTTAAATGCCTGCTCAAAAGACGACAATGAAGCTGCTGAAACTTTAGAAACGCCAGTTGCAAACGCTCCAAAAGATGTAAATGATAATGGTTTTAAAGCAAAATGGAATTATGTTTCCTATTCAAAAAGCTATCTTCTGGATGTTTCAACCACAGCAGACTTTACCACTTTTGTCCCAAATTACAATGCAAAAGAAGTTACTGATTTAAATGAAGTTGTCGTAGGCTTAACCGGAGGAACTCAATATTATTACCGGGTAAGAGCTAAAAATGAAACAGAAATTTCAGGTTATTCGAATGTAATTAGTGTTGTAACAACAGGTTCAAGCGGTATTCCTGAAGATCCTACTTTTTTAAAAGTAAAAGTAAATAAGCTAGCCAATCCGTTTTTTGTAGGTATGGCGATAAAAGCGTCACAATTGACAAACGGAAGTCCGTATGATATTATTTTGAAAAATGAATTCAGCAGTATTTCTGCCGAATACGAAATGAAAATGGATCAAATTTCGACGGCAAGCGGTGTTTACAACTGGACGGTTGCCGACAAAATTGTGGCTTACGGAAATGCCAATAATATCAATGTTCATGGACATGCTTTAGTTTGGCATAATTCGGTACCACAATGGTTAAAAGATTTTTCTGGTACGGATGCGGAATTTGCTGCAGAAGTTAAAAAATACATTACAGATGTTGTTACGCATTACGCAGGAAAAGTAAAATCATGGGATGTGGTTAACGAAGCTGTAGATGACAATGGCGGTGCAATGCGAAATACTATTTTCTTGCAGCGAATGGGACCTAATTATGTAAAAGACTGTTTTCAATGGGCAAGAGCTGCCGCAACTGCTGCTGGCGATACATCATTATTATTATTCTACAATGATTATGCAACTTCAACTAATATTGCCAAACAAGATAAAGTTTTTAGTATTGCCGATGATTTAAAAGCAGCTAATGTGATTGATGGAATTGGTTTCCAAATGCACAACACTTATTTAAGTCCGACAAAAGCTCAAATAGAAACTGATCTTAACAGAGCGGTATCAAAAGGCTTAAAAATCCATGTTTCTGAATTGGATATTCAAGTAAATCCATCTAATGATATCTCGAGTTTTACAAACGAAAGAAGGTTAGCCCAAAAAGAAAAATACAAAGAAATGGTGAAAATTTATAATGCGCTTCCGGCAGCAAATAAATACGCCTTAACCATTTGGGGAATGAAGGATAATGAATCCTGGATTCCGTTTAATGCAGAATTAAATCATCCCGGAAATGACTGGCCTTTATTGTACGATTCAAATTTTGCAGTTAAAAGTTCGCATACAGGCTTTCTGGAAGGTTTAGATTAAATTTTTTAAAACTATAATACTTTACTCAACTATTAATAACCAAAAAATTAAATTATGAAAAAATTAAATTTGTTAGCGTTAACAGTGACATGTGTATTAGGTTTAGGGTTTGCATCTTGTGCAGAAGACACAAATCCAACTGTCAAAGATCAATCGGCAAGTGTAAGTACAAAAAACAGTACAAGCAAAGTAGCCGGCTCACCTTGGGTTAAACAATTTGAAGATACATTTGATGTAGGCTCCAATTTGTCACAATGGACAAAAGAACAGCGTGCAGATTATAATTCATGGTATTGCGACTATGCCAGTTCAGTGCCTACTACACAATGGAGAGACGGAAAACAATGTTTGGAAATCAAGACTACAAAATTGAGCACATATAAGTATCAATCAGGGTTCATTTCTTCTCATTATCAATACAAGCCTGAAAACAATACAGAGTATATGCTTTCCGCCAATATTAAATTAATAGCAATGGATGGCGGAACTTACAAGTCTTTCACGGAAACTTACGGTGCGTGGCCTGCTTTTTGGTCCGTACAGCAAAATGGCTGGCCAACCAAAGGAGAAATAGATATTATGGAAGGTTATTCATTTGCCCCAAATGCAAGTCGTTTTACTTCAAATCTTTTTTATGGAACTTCTTCGGGAACAAATTTATTAGGAAACGCTGCTGAAAGAAACTATCCTGGGAATTTTAATATTAACGGAAACGGCGGATGGCACTTGTATGAATCATTTTGGAAAATGCAAAACAATGTAGTAACCGTAACTATAAAAGTTGACAATGTAACGGTTTCAACATACACAAACAGCAGTGCAGGCAATCTTAACTTAAACAATTTTGGACCACACTCTATTATATTTAATCTGAATGTTGGATCAAAAGATTCTAATTTTATTGACCCTAATAAAATCAACTTATTTTCGACTGTAATGATGTGGGTAGATGATGTAACGGTTTACAAAAGACCGCTTTAATACTATAAGTTATTTCTACAAAAGAATAAACCTGCAAATCAAAAGATCTGCAGGTTTTTTATTTTAATGGTAAAATCTAAAGGCAATTCTTATTTTCCCGGGACTTTAAATGTATCTTTTTTATACTAATACAGCTCCACCATCTATAACAAGAGATTGCCCTGTTACATGAGGCTGTTTTATTAGATAAAGAAAAGCCTGCGCAATATCCTCAGGTTCGCCTACTCTTTTTAATAAAGAACTATCTTCAATATATTTATAGAATCCAAGGCGATCTTCCTCACTTAGATTGTCCCATAAATTTGTTTTAATAACGCCGGCTGCAATATTATTTACTCTTATTGGCGCAAGTTCAACCGCCATAGCTCTTGTAAGAGCATTCATCGCACCGCAAATACTGGCTCCCATACTGTAGCCCGTAGCAGGACGCTCACCAAAACTACCACTCATTAATGTTATCGAACCACCTTTATTAAGGTATTTTTTTCCATATTTAATTGCCGCAATTACACCCCAAAAGCGAATCATAAAAAAGTTTTTAGACTCTTCAATATCCATATTGTCAATCATACTCATGTTTATGTTTTCACCGGCAGTGTAAATTAAGTGATCAAAATTTCCTATTTGATTAAAAAGATTTTTTATATTTTCTTCATTGCTTAAATCAACGGAAAATCCTGTGCTTTTATCAGAAAGTAATTCTAAAGCTGCAGACAATCTATTGGGATTACTCGAAACTATAACAACACTTGCACCTTCTTTTACTGCCGCTTTTGCTGCTGCCAATCCAAGGCCGGAACTTCCACCTAAAATAACAATCTTTTTGCTGCTTAACGGTTCTTTTGTTTTTAACTCATTTTCCATGATATATTTTTTAAAATTATATCACAAATTTATTGGGCGTATTGATTATTGCATTTACCAATTGGTAAAAACGAATAGTCCAAAAAAAAATTCTTTTTTGTACGGAATAGATTTTTTATTAAAAATGAATAATGCGTAATGAGAATCCAGCAAGGATAAAATTCATTACACGCTGAGTGGTAAATGTAAAGTAAATAATTAGTGAATATTCCTGCGAATTCTACTTAATGACTGCTGAGTAACACCAAGATAAGAAGCAATACTGCTTAAGGAAACAAGTTTAGCAACATGTGGCTGCTGCTTAAGAAATAATTGATATCGAGATAACGAATCAAGACCTAAATAACTGTTTCTTAATTCTACCTTGTCAAGGACTGCTTTTTGTATAATTTGATCTATGAGCTTTCCTATATGCGGTAAATTATCGTATAAAAACAATAAATTCTCTTTACTGATCACTATGGTTTTTAGAGAAGAAGCCGCTTGTATAGCTTCTATAGCCTCTACTTGATTTGTAAAACTTTTTAAAATTGTACAAAACTGGTTTTCTTTAAAAAAAAAGTTAGTTACAATATTTCCATTTTCTTTGAGAACAGTAATTTTTGAAACTCCTTCACAAATAAAAAAAAGCTCTCTGCAAATATTATTTGGATAAAAAAGATAATCTCCTTCTTTGTATTGGCGTGTTTCCAGTAAATCA
The sequence above is a segment of the Flavobacterium sp. genome. Coding sequences within it:
- a CDS encoding RagB/SusD family nutrient uptake outer membrane protein, with protein sequence MKKLFKLFMMGMLIPLLSLFSCSDDFLDAPSENQLTPADLPEGVTAFDGIAESLYFKPWFTFNDKFLIAVGDMYAGNAFTFDGAYAQFKDAQVTSQNPILTEGYVSLFSVVDQSNNLMSLVEERKSELPEASYKNAIAISRFMRANAYFYLVRTFGAVPIINKAGSAAQPKRNLVSDVYKFIKQDLEYAVANLPERAAKKGYVTKYVAMGILAKVHLTLNEYAECAALTQKIMGNQYILIQDYGNLFSSPENNNSSESMFALQWKAIATEWGTQNTNQAYIVPGGTGITGGGDGWGVYLPSISLQNGFEPKDTRKKSTIMTDGDFYPELLKNQGGFTYKKIYSSTAANFRKYIVGSAAERNDVFFMRTSQNTIILRYSDILLMNSEAILAGAPSTASASALSSFNEVRARAGLPAKTVLTRDDLFNERRIEFALEGQYFFDLKRRGLAEATAIISQQEVGFYSDDARTELISRKITPGSNYFELPLPQSAIDTNPSLLEPPVPFNFN
- a CDS encoding endo-1,4-beta-xylanase, with translation MKIKFLLMLTSVVFFLNACSKDDNEAAETLETPVANAPKDVNDNGFKAKWNYVSYSKSYLLDVSTTADFTTFVPNYNAKEVTDLNEVVVGLTGGTQYYYRVRAKNETEISGYSNVISVVTTGSSGIPEDPTFLKVKVNKLANPFFVGMAIKASQLTNGSPYDIILKNEFSSISAEYEMKMDQISTASGVYNWTVADKIVAYGNANNINVHGHALVWHNSVPQWLKDFSGTDAEFAAEVKKYITDVVTHYAGKVKSWDVVNEAVDDNGGAMRNTIFLQRMGPNYVKDCFQWARAAATAAGDTSLLLFYNDYATSTNIAKQDKVFSIADDLKAANVIDGIGFQMHNTYLSPTKAQIETDLNRAVSKGLKIHVSELDIQVNPSNDISSFTNERRLAQKEKYKEMVKIYNALPAANKYALTIWGMKDNESWIPFNAELNHPGNDWPLLYDSNFAVKSSHTGFLEGLD
- a CDS encoding glycoside hydrolase, whose amino-acid sequence is MKKLNLLALTVTCVLGLGFASCAEDTNPTVKDQSASVSTKNSTSKVAGSPWVKQFEDTFDVGSNLSQWTKEQRADYNSWYCDYASSVPTTQWRDGKQCLEIKTTKLSTYKYQSGFISSHYQYKPENNTEYMLSANIKLIAMDGGTYKSFTETYGAWPAFWSVQQNGWPTKGEIDIMEGYSFAPNASRFTSNLFYGTSSGTNLLGNAAERNYPGNFNINGNGGWHLYESFWKMQNNVVTVTIKVDNVTVSTYTNSSAGNLNLNNFGPHSIIFNLNVGSKDSNFIDPNKINLFSTVMMWVDDVTVYKRPL
- a CDS encoding SDR family oxidoreductase — translated: MENELKTKEPLSSKKIVILGGSSGLGLAAAKAAVKEGASVVIVSSNPNRLSAALELLSDKSTGFSVDLSNEENIKNLFNQIGNFDHLIYTAGENINMSMIDNMDIEESKNFFMIRFWGVIAAIKYGKKYLNKGGSITLMSGSFGERPATGYSMGASICGAMNALTRAMAVELAPIRVNNIAAGVIKTNLWDNLSEEDRLGFYKYIEDSSLLKRVGEPEDIAQAFLYLIKQPHVTGQSLVIDGGAVLV
- a CDS encoding cyclic nucleotide-binding domain-containing protein, whose amino-acid sequence is MANQLINYLESFASIEIKDQLLITDLLETRQYKEGDYLFYPNNICRELFFICEGVSKITVLKENGNIVTNFFFKENQFCTILKSFTNQVEAIEAIQAASSLKTIVISKENLLFLYDNLPHIGKLIDQIIQKAVLDKVELRNSYLGLDSLSRYQLFLKQQPHVAKLVSLSSIASYLGVTQQSLSRIRRNIH